A stretch of the Microcella sp. genome encodes the following:
- a CDS encoding phosphoenolpyruvate carboxykinase (GTP) produces the protein MTLIDRPALATTTDSETADAAASRAERSYPAEVSTWVDGLVEHLQPAAVHWVDGSTRERHDLLQLLVTNGTIEQLNPDLRPYSFLARSAESDVARLESRTFICTDDPADAGPTNNWREPAEMRAELEGVFRGAMRGRTMYVVPFAMGPIGSPMARFGVQVTDSPYVVVSIGTMTRMGDAALAAIARGASWVPAVHSVGAPLAPGEADVPWPCNDTKYIVQFPATREIWSYGSAYGGNAILAKKAYALRIASVMARDEGWLAEHMLLIKVTPPSGRAYHLAAAFPSACGKTNMAMMTPNLPGWKVETIGDDIAWLWIGSDGRLRAINPEAGFFGVAPGTGVRTNPTAVDALWGNTIFTNVARTDDGDVWWEGLSDDAPAHLTDWRGESWTPGSGTPAAHPNARFTVSARQCPSIADDWDDPAGVVIDAIIFGGRRASNVPLVVEARDWDHGVFMGATIASEQTAAAEGTVGELRRDPFAMLPFAGYNMADYFGHWLDFGRRLRRSARVPRVFQVNWFRKGADGSFLWPGFGDNARVLEWMVGRLDGTRTAVDSPIGSLPAQGALNVDGLDLDADALTELFRVDPEAFLHEVDDIESFFATFGDRMPSELSRQLDLLRTRLQAELG, from the coding sequence ATGACGCTGATCGATCGACCCGCCCTGGCCACCACGACCGACTCGGAGACCGCCGACGCGGCTGCCTCTCGTGCAGAGCGCTCGTACCCCGCCGAGGTGTCGACCTGGGTCGACGGCCTCGTTGAGCACCTGCAGCCCGCCGCCGTGCACTGGGTCGACGGTTCGACCCGCGAGCGCCACGACCTGCTGCAACTGCTCGTGACCAACGGCACGATCGAGCAGCTCAATCCTGACCTGCGCCCCTACTCGTTCCTCGCCAGGTCGGCCGAGAGCGATGTCGCCCGGCTCGAGAGCCGCACCTTCATCTGTACTGACGATCCGGCCGATGCGGGCCCCACCAACAACTGGCGCGAGCCGGCCGAGATGCGCGCCGAGCTCGAGGGCGTCTTCCGCGGCGCCATGCGCGGCCGCACGATGTACGTCGTGCCGTTCGCCATGGGCCCGATCGGCTCGCCGATGGCCCGCTTCGGAGTGCAGGTCACCGATTCGCCTTACGTCGTCGTGAGCATCGGGACAATGACCCGCATGGGGGATGCTGCACTCGCGGCGATCGCGCGCGGAGCATCCTGGGTTCCGGCCGTGCACAGCGTCGGCGCACCGTTGGCTCCCGGTGAGGCCGACGTGCCCTGGCCCTGCAACGACACGAAGTACATCGTGCAGTTTCCGGCTACTCGTGAGATCTGGTCGTACGGCTCGGCCTACGGCGGCAACGCGATTCTCGCCAAGAAGGCCTACGCCCTGCGCATCGCCTCGGTCATGGCCCGCGACGAGGGGTGGCTCGCCGAGCACATGCTGCTCATCAAGGTGACTCCCCCTTCGGGCCGCGCGTACCACCTCGCTGCCGCCTTCCCGAGCGCGTGCGGCAAGACCAACATGGCCATGATGACCCCGAACCTGCCCGGCTGGAAGGTCGAGACCATCGGCGACGACATCGCCTGGCTGTGGATCGGCAGCGACGGCCGGCTGCGCGCCATCAACCCCGAGGCCGGATTCTTCGGCGTCGCGCCGGGAACCGGCGTGCGCACCAACCCGACCGCCGTCGACGCCCTCTGGGGCAACACGATCTTCACGAACGTCGCCCGCACCGATGATGGCGACGTGTGGTGGGAGGGCCTGAGTGACGACGCTCCGGCGCACCTCACCGACTGGCGCGGCGAGTCGTGGACTCCCGGCAGCGGAACCCCTGCCGCGCACCCGAACGCTCGATTCACCGTGTCAGCCCGTCAGTGCCCGAGCATCGCGGACGACTGGGATGACCCGGCAGGCGTCGTCATCGACGCCATCATCTTCGGCGGCCGCCGAGCCAGCAACGTGCCCTTGGTGGTAGAGGCGCGCGACTGGGATCACGGTGTCTTCATGGGCGCCACGATCGCTTCTGAGCAGACGGCGGCCGCCGAGGGCACTGTGGGCGAACTGCGCCGCGACCCGTTCGCGATGCTGCCGTTCGCCGGGTACAACATGGCCGACTACTTCGGCCACTGGCTCGACTTCGGGCGGCGTCTTCGCCGCTCGGCGCGGGTGCCGCGTGTGTTCCAGGTCAACTGGTTCCGCAAGGGTGCCGACGGCTCGTTCTTGTGGCCTGGGTTCGGCGACAACGCGCGCGTTCTCGAGTGGATGGTCGGGCGCCTCGACGGCACCCGCACGGCAGTCGACTCCCCGATAGGGTCGCTGCCTGCTCAGGGCGCGCTCAACGTCGACGGTCTCGACCTCGACGCCGACGCGCTGACCGAGCTCTTCCGGGTTGACCCCGAGGCGTTCTTGCACGAGGTCGACGACATCGAGTCGTTCTTCGCGACGTTCGGCGACCGCATGCCGAGCGAGCTCAGCCGCCAGCTCGACCTGCTGCGCACGCGCCTGCAGGCCGAGCTGGGCTGA
- a CDS encoding sigma-70 family RNA polymerase sigma factor yields MAQTAGAGWQNVLATLVAERGDALTRYAYVLCGDPDDAADLVQAGLVATFGRLRNGFAIDRAEAYVRTAIASAYIDRGRRASRWRATAHLHVARDAIESPDASAERRIDLKKQLAGLSPRERACVVLRYYGDQKVDDIAAELGISSGAVKRYLSDGLSKLATALTEPGREHHGQLR; encoded by the coding sequence GTGGCGCAGACCGCCGGTGCGGGATGGCAAAACGTGCTCGCGACACTCGTCGCCGAGCGCGGAGACGCCCTCACGCGCTACGCCTACGTGCTGTGCGGAGACCCCGATGATGCTGCCGATCTCGTGCAAGCCGGACTCGTCGCGACATTCGGGCGCCTGCGCAACGGCTTCGCGATCGACCGCGCTGAGGCCTACGTGCGTACGGCGATCGCGAGCGCCTACATCGACCGCGGCCGCCGCGCGTCGCGCTGGCGGGCGACGGCGCACTTGCATGTCGCGAGAGACGCGATCGAGTCGCCCGATGCCAGCGCCGAACGCCGCATCGATCTCAAGAAGCAACTCGCAGGGCTGAGCCCGCGCGAGCGCGCGTGCGTCGTACTGCGGTACTACGGCGATCAGAAGGTCGACGACATCGCGGCCGAACTGGGCATCAGCTCGGGGGCGGTCAAGCGCTATCTGAGCGACGGTCTCTCCAAACTTGCCACGGCTCTCACCGAACCCGGAAGGGAGCACCATGGCCAGCTTCGATGA